Genomic DNA from Veillonella criceti:
CGAATGTAGAAGATGTAGATTCCTTAGCAAAAACGCTTGAATTTTTACAGGGGGTTCGATAAAATGCATTTAACAGATAAAGTTGCGTTAGTAACTGGTGCATCCCGTGGTATTGGCCGTGCCATTGCTATTCTTATGGCTAAACAGGGGGCAGATGTAATTGTTAACTATAGTGGTAGCGAAGGCGCTGCTCAAGAAACGGTAGATGCCATTTTAGCACTTGGCCGCAAAGCAATTAAAGTAAAAGCTAATGTAGGCAATGCTGAAGAAGTGGCCGCTATGGTAGACGAAGCCCATACTGCATTTGGTCGTATCGATATTTTGGTTAATAATGCAGGTATCACTCGTGATGGTTTGCTTATGCGTATGAAAGATAGCGACTGGGATGATGTGATGAACATCAATCTAAAAGGCGTGTATTTAGTTACTAAAGCTGTTTCTAAAATCATGATGAAACAGCGGAGTGGCAAAATTGTTAATATGACATCTGTTGTTGGTGTAACTGGCAATGCTGGTCAAGCTAACTATAGCGCTTCTAAAGCAGGCGTAATTGGCTTTACTAAAACTTGTGCTAAAGAATTAGCTTCCCGTGGTATTACGGTGAATGCTATTGCACCAGGTTTTATTCACACCGATATGACCGATGTTTTACCTGATAAAGTGAAAGAAGCTATGGTTCACAATATTCCAGTAGGACGTATGGCTGAACCAGAAGAAGTAGCCGTTGTAGCTACCTTCTTGGCAAGTGATATGGCAAGCTATATTACTGGACAAGTCATTAATGTTGATGGCGGCATGGTAATGTAGGTACATATATAGCAAA
This window encodes:
- the fabG gene encoding 3-oxoacyl-[acyl-carrier-protein] reductase, whose translation is MHLTDKVALVTGASRGIGRAIAILMAKQGADVIVNYSGSEGAAQETVDAILALGRKAIKVKANVGNAEEVAAMVDEAHTAFGRIDILVNNAGITRDGLLMRMKDSDWDDVMNINLKGVYLVTKAVSKIMMKQRSGKIVNMTSVVGVTGNAGQANYSASKAGVIGFTKTCAKELASRGITVNAIAPGFIHTDMTDVLPDKVKEAMVHNIPVGRMAEPEEVAVVATFLASDMASYITGQVINVDGGMVM